In the Helianthus annuus cultivar XRQ/B chromosome 11, HanXRQr2.0-SUNRISE, whole genome shotgun sequence genome, one interval contains:
- the LOC110889063 gene encoding protein SET DOMAIN GROUP 41 isoform X2 — METEMEMVSAESIGIGEDLTPPLSPISYSLHDAFLHSHCSSCFSPLPSSSSPNPNPNHHHGHGGLLYCSSSCCESSHSPLHHFSSSAHLLSPSLEPSDLRVALLFLLQIKPHFNSSYHRICGLMSNRHRLLTSTNDDDDLAIRIRNGARAMAAAAATDGEFLLEEAEAVLCAVLTNAVEVQDRMGRSVGIAVYDTCFSWINHSCSPNASYTFLPPETPRGGQRCCLITPSSSQPFDDTPSHLLTGLAGGPKIVVRSIKTIKKGEQELRQSELWSKYRFTCCCHRCAAHPLTYVDQHLQDSCRSDDFVTEYIDDAIDDYLCSNDTESCCKKLEDALLNHKTRLHPQNHLSLKAYTTLASAYSSASAIAMEDEDGLKMKRFSAAYSLLLALQTHDLFLHESSLIASVSNFWIGAGESLINLATRLVSSRKWGGCGCGCRSIDIREANLEVLKEYVLKCISDIIGGGKVWKFLVGGNGYLEVVPMDMRWVESKTVGDDECVDGQQVFGLGAHCLLYGGILANISGGHDSPLSCYVGRLLDEL, encoded by the exons ATGGAGACGGAAATGGAGATGGTGTCAGCAGAAAGTATAGGAATCGGAGAAGACCTAACCCCACCTCTCTCCCCGATCTCCTACTCACTCCACGACGCTTTCCTTCACTCCCACTGCTCTTCCTGCTTCTCCCCTTTACCCTCCTCCTCTTCCCCCAATCCCAATCCCAATCATCATCATGGCCACGGTGGTCTTCTCTACTGCTCTTCTTCCTGCTGCGAATCCTCTCATTCCCCCCTCCACCACTTTTCTTCCTCCGCCCACCTTCTCTCCCCTTCTCTAGAGCCCTCCGACCTCCGAGTGGCTCTCCTCTTTCTTCTTCAAATCAAACCCCACTTCAATTCTTCTTACCATCGTATTTGCGGCCTCATGTCCAACCGTCACCGTCTTCTTACATCCACCAATGACGACGATGACCTCGCCATCAGAATAAGAAACGGAGCAAGGGCCatggctgctgctgctgccaCGGATGGGGAATTTCTATTGGAAGAGGCTGAGGCGGTGTTGTGTGCGGTGCTAACCAACGCCGTGGAGGTTCAAGATAGGATGGGCCGATCCGTGGGGATTGCGGTTTATGACACGTGTTTTTCATGGATCAACCATAGTTGTTCTCCAAATGCCTCTTACACCTTCCTGCCCCCGGAGACTCCAAGGGGTGGCCAACGCTGCTGCCTCATCACTCCATCGTCTTCCCAACCCTTTGATGATACTCCTTCTCACTTGCTTACAG GATTGGCTGGTGGTCCGAAAATAGTTGTTAGGAGTATAAAGACGATAAAGAAAGGGGAGCAG GAGTTGAGGCAGTCGGAGTTGTGGTCTAAGTATCGATTTACATGTTGCTGTCATCGATGTGCTGCACATCCTTTAACCTATGTCGACCAACATCTACAa GATAGTTGCAGGAGCGATGATTTTGTTACAGAATACATAGATGATGCTATTGATGATTATCTGTGTTCCAACGACACTGAATCTTGCTGCAAGAAGCTGGAGGATGCTCTTTTGAATCATAAAACTAGGTTACATCCACAAAACCATTTGTCTCTCAAGGCCTACACAACTCTAGCTTCAGCATATTCAAGTGCAAGCGCAATTGCAATGGAGGATGAAGATGGTTTGAAAATGAAGAGATTCAGTGCAGCGTACTCTCTCTTACTTGCCCTACAAACACATGATCTGTTTCTCCATGAATCTAGTTTAATTGCTTCAGTTTCAAATTTCTGGATCGGCGCTGGTGAATCACTGATAAATCTTGCTACACGCTTAGTGTCAAGTCGTAAATGGGGTGGGTGTGGGTGCGGGTGCAGGTCGATTGATATACGTGAAGCTAACTTAGAGGTGTTGAAGGAATATGTTTTAAAGTGTATAAGTGATATAATAGGAGGTGGGAAGGTGTGGAAGTTTTTGGTTGGTGGAAACGGTTATTTAGAAGTTGTTCCCATGGATATGAGATGGGTCGAGTCGAAGACAGTGGGTGATGATGAGTGTGTGGATGGACAACAGGTATTTGGGTTAGGTGCTCATTGTTTGTTATATGGAGGGATTTTGGCCAACATTAGTGGCGGCCACGACTCGCCTTTGAGTTGTTATGTTGGACGGCTTCTCGATGaattataa
- the LOC110889063 gene encoding protein SET DOMAIN GROUP 41 isoform X1: METEMEMVSAESIGIGEDLTPPLSPISYSLHDAFLHSHCSSCFSPLPSSSSPNPNPNHHHGHGGLLYCSSSCCESSHSPLHHFSSSAHLLSPSLEPSDLRVALLFLLQIKPHFNSSYHRICGLMSNRHRLLTSTNDDDDLAIRIRNGARAMAAAAATDGEFLLEEAEAVLCAVLTNAVEVQDRMGRSVGIAVYDTCFSWINHSCSPNASYTFLPPETPRGGQRCCLITPSSSQPFDDTPSHLLTGLAGGPKIVVRSIKTIKKGEQVTVSYTDLLQPKELRQSELWSKYRFTCCCHRCAAHPLTYVDQHLQDSCRSDDFVTEYIDDAIDDYLCSNDTESCCKKLEDALLNHKTRLHPQNHLSLKAYTTLASAYSSASAIAMEDEDGLKMKRFSAAYSLLLALQTHDLFLHESSLIASVSNFWIGAGESLINLATRLVSSRKWGGCGCGCRSIDIREANLEVLKEYVLKCISDIIGGGKVWKFLVGGNGYLEVVPMDMRWVESKTVGDDECVDGQQVFGLGAHCLLYGGILANISGGHDSPLSCYVGRLLDEL; the protein is encoded by the exons ATGGAGACGGAAATGGAGATGGTGTCAGCAGAAAGTATAGGAATCGGAGAAGACCTAACCCCACCTCTCTCCCCGATCTCCTACTCACTCCACGACGCTTTCCTTCACTCCCACTGCTCTTCCTGCTTCTCCCCTTTACCCTCCTCCTCTTCCCCCAATCCCAATCCCAATCATCATCATGGCCACGGTGGTCTTCTCTACTGCTCTTCTTCCTGCTGCGAATCCTCTCATTCCCCCCTCCACCACTTTTCTTCCTCCGCCCACCTTCTCTCCCCTTCTCTAGAGCCCTCCGACCTCCGAGTGGCTCTCCTCTTTCTTCTTCAAATCAAACCCCACTTCAATTCTTCTTACCATCGTATTTGCGGCCTCATGTCCAACCGTCACCGTCTTCTTACATCCACCAATGACGACGATGACCTCGCCATCAGAATAAGAAACGGAGCAAGGGCCatggctgctgctgctgccaCGGATGGGGAATTTCTATTGGAAGAGGCTGAGGCGGTGTTGTGTGCGGTGCTAACCAACGCCGTGGAGGTTCAAGATAGGATGGGCCGATCCGTGGGGATTGCGGTTTATGACACGTGTTTTTCATGGATCAACCATAGTTGTTCTCCAAATGCCTCTTACACCTTCCTGCCCCCGGAGACTCCAAGGGGTGGCCAACGCTGCTGCCTCATCACTCCATCGTCTTCCCAACCCTTTGATGATACTCCTTCTCACTTGCTTACAG GATTGGCTGGTGGTCCGAAAATAGTTGTTAGGAGTATAAAGACGATAAAGAAAGGGGAGCAGGTAACCGTTTCATACACGGACTTGTTGCAGCCAAAG GAGTTGAGGCAGTCGGAGTTGTGGTCTAAGTATCGATTTACATGTTGCTGTCATCGATGTGCTGCACATCCTTTAACCTATGTCGACCAACATCTACAa GATAGTTGCAGGAGCGATGATTTTGTTACAGAATACATAGATGATGCTATTGATGATTATCTGTGTTCCAACGACACTGAATCTTGCTGCAAGAAGCTGGAGGATGCTCTTTTGAATCATAAAACTAGGTTACATCCACAAAACCATTTGTCTCTCAAGGCCTACACAACTCTAGCTTCAGCATATTCAAGTGCAAGCGCAATTGCAATGGAGGATGAAGATGGTTTGAAAATGAAGAGATTCAGTGCAGCGTACTCTCTCTTACTTGCCCTACAAACACATGATCTGTTTCTCCATGAATCTAGTTTAATTGCTTCAGTTTCAAATTTCTGGATCGGCGCTGGTGAATCACTGATAAATCTTGCTACACGCTTAGTGTCAAGTCGTAAATGGGGTGGGTGTGGGTGCGGGTGCAGGTCGATTGATATACGTGAAGCTAACTTAGAGGTGTTGAAGGAATATGTTTTAAAGTGTATAAGTGATATAATAGGAGGTGGGAAGGTGTGGAAGTTTTTGGTTGGTGGAAACGGTTATTTAGAAGTTGTTCCCATGGATATGAGATGGGTCGAGTCGAAGACAGTGGGTGATGATGAGTGTGTGGATGGACAACAGGTATTTGGGTTAGGTGCTCATTGTTTGTTATATGGAGGGATTTTGGCCAACATTAGTGGCGGCCACGACTCGCCTTTGAGTTGTTATGTTGGACGGCTTCTCGATGaattataa
- the LOC110889065 gene encoding thioredoxin Y1, chloroplastic: MAVVSIPTWNSALVTSSSISSSKLANLSSLQCQPHLPTPRTALTYRRSKRSSLPIVAAKKQTFSSLDDLLEKAEKPVLVDFYATWCGPCQFMGPILNEVSVSMGDSIQVVKIDTEKYPEIANKYSIEALPTFILFKDGKPCDRFEGAMTANQLIQRIEGTLANP, from the exons ATGGCCGTCGTCTCTATCCCCACATGGAATTCGGCGCTGGTAACTTCATCTTCTATCTCATCGTCGAAGCTTGCCAATCTATCATCCCTGCAATGTCAACCACACCTTCCTACTCCTCGTACGGCGCTCACTTATCGTCGAAGCAAGCGTTCATCGCTTCCCATa GTTGCAGCAAAGAAGCAAACATTTTCGTCCCTGGATGATTTACTTGAAAAGGCTGAGAAGCCTGTGTTGGTTGACTTTTATGCAACCTG GTGTGGCCCATGTCAGTTTATGGGTCCTATACTTAACGAAGTTAGTGTTAGCATGGGAGATAGTATCCAAGTGGTGAAGATTGACACTGAGAAATATCCTGAAATTGCAAACAAGTACAGCATCGAGGCCTTGCCAACTTTCATCCTGTTCAAGGATGGAAAGCCTTGCGACCGTTTT GAAGGAGCTATGACAGCAAACCAGCTGATCCAGCGAATCGAGGGTACCCTGGCTAACCCTTAA